In Actinobacillus equuli, the genomic stretch AAGTCTTGATGAGTTCAATATTATGTCGAAGTGCAGACTGGCTAATGGTAGCGGTAGCAGGTTTCATTTGTTTCACTTTTTATTGGTAAATCGTTAATAATGAGTGGCAATTATACGCCCGATGAGAATAAATGGACAACGGATAATGAAAATTAGATAATTTGAGTATGTATTCGTTCTTATTCTAATAGCAATGTTAACACTCCTCGAAACGCTTAAAGCGGAAAATCACCTCTCTGAACTGAATTATCAATTTGCCAAAATGATTGCGCATAAGCAGCAGGCGTACAACTATAATGAACAGCAACAAAACCTCGCTATTTTATTAGCCGCATTGCTTTCATATCATGTTATGCAAGGACATACCGCATTACGACTAGATTCAAATTCGGCACAATCTTTTTTTGGATTAGAACATAAAAAATTAGGGCGTGATTTTCAGAGTGAGATTTTGCAAAAAATAGGCGGAATCTCACCGTTTGAGTGGCAAGATATATTGCATGAGCATATTGCATTTAGCCATTCTCCAATGCAAATTGCCCCAATGCTATTTCAGCATGGCTTACTTTATTTTTATCGTTATTGGCAGGCGGAACATAACATCGCCCGATATTTACAACAAGCGGTCGAATTTCCGGAAGAATTTGAAAATACTGATTTGGACAAACAAATTCTTTTTGAGCTTTTCCCAGAAAAAACAACGGAAATTGATTGGCAAAAGATTGCAGTTGCCACCGCATTGCGTCAACGTTTTTGTGTGATTTCTGGTGGCCCGGGAACAGGAAAGACAACGACAGTCGCTAAATTATTAGTTGCCTTACAGGCTCGTCAATATCGTCAGCAGAAATCCGCACTTAATATTGCGCTGGTCGCTCCAACCGGTAAAGCAGCGGCACGCTTGAAAGAATCAATTAGTAATAGCTTTGAAAAGATGCAACTTACGTTTGAGATTCCTACCTATGCCTCAACGATTCATCGTTTACTCGGCGTGCGTCCAAATTCAGATACGCCGACATACCATGTGAAAAATCCGTTACATCTCGATTTATTAGTGGTGGATGAGGCATCAATGATTGACCTATCATTAATGGAAAAATTAATGAATGCATTGAAGCCGAGTACACGTTTGATCATCTTAGGTGATAAAGATCAGCTCGCATCGGTAGAAGCTGGTGCAATTATGGGAGAACTCGGTGAGTTTGTGCAACTAGGGTATAGCTCGGTACATTGCGAGTATCTATATAAGGTGACAGGCTATTCATTGAGTGAACAATCAAACGTATTACCGATTTGCGATACGCTTTGCCATTTGCAAAAAAGTCATCGCTTTAGTGAGCATTCTGGTATCGGGCAATTGGCTGCATTAGTGAATCAGCAGAAAGAGAATGAGTCTTGGCGGATTTTTACTAAATCCCAAACGGATTTAGTCTGTATCAAATATCCTAGTACTACTCAATTTGCAGAAAAACGCCAGTGGGTTCAGCATTGTGTCAATTTAGTGGTTGAGAAAGCAGTAGAGCACTATCAGGTGTATCTAAAATTGGTACAACAACGCGTGAGTAATCCGAATAAGATCTCTGCGAATGAAATTTTTGAAGCATTTCAGAAAGTGAGATTTTTATCGGCGCTAAGAGTCAGTGAATTAGGCAGCGAACGTTTAAATCAGAACATTGCAGAAGCATTAAAAAAAGCCCGTCTACTTAATTTTGCTTTTAGCCGTGATAGTTATGCGGGAAAACCGATTTTAATTACGCAAAATTCTCCTCAAAATAATATTTATAGCGGTGATATCGGTATTATTTTGCCTGATGAACATAATCAGCTAAGAGTCTATTTTGATACGAAAGTAGAAAATACCCACTTAAGTTTGTCGCTTAGTCGTTTGCCTGAACATGAAGTTGCATACGTCATGACGGTTCATAAATCACAAGGTTCCGAGTTTGAGCATACTTTCTTTATTATGCCGTTAAACAGTGCGCCGGTTATCACTAAAGAACTTATTTATACGGCAGTCACTCGAGCGAAACAGACATTTACTTTATTTAGTGAAGAAAAAGTCTGGAAGATAGGGGTAAGAGCAAATGTACAACGCCAAAGTGGCTTGCAAGAGCAATTAAAAAACATGTTTAGCTAATTTAATACACGAATTGTATTAAATGTGTTCTTTCAATCACTTTTTCAAGATTTTTTTGCAAAAAGTACTTGCAAGGATTTTAGATTTCTCTATAATGCACCTCACACAACGACGCACTGTTGTGAACGATTTAAAATTGATTGCCAGTGCGTCGTTTCTTTTTGTTCTTTAACAATTTATCAGACAATCTGTGTGGGCACTTGTTGATTGACTTAATTAAAAAATATTTTTGATTTTGAAGTCTTAATAGGTGCTTAAACTAGAAATTCATTTTTACTTTTAAAGTAATATGTAAACTTAGCTAAGCAGTTTATTGAGCGATTAAACTTTTTGAATTGAAGAGTTTGATCATGGCTCAGATTGAACGCTGGCGGCAGGCTTAACACATGCAAGTCGAACGGTAGCACGAAGGAGCTTGCTCCTTGGGTGACGAGTGGCGGACGGGTGAGTAATGCTTGGGAATCTGGCTTATGGAGGGGGATAACTACGGGAAACTGTAGCTAATACCGCGTAATATCTTCGGATTAAAGTGTGGGACCGCAAGGCCACATGCCATGAGATGAGCCCAAGTGGGATTAGGTAGTTGGTGGGGTAAAGGCCTACCAAGCCGACGATCTCTAGCTGGTCTGAGAGGATGACCAGCCACACTGGAACTGAGACACGGTCCAGACTCCTACGGGAGGCAGCAGTGGGGAATATTGCACAATGGGGGGAACCCTGATGCAGCCATGCCGCGTGAATGAAGAAGGCCTTCGGGTTGTAAAGTTCTTTCGGTAGCGAGGAAGGTGGTTGTTTTAATAGAACAATCAATTGACGTTAACTACAGAAGAAGCACCGGCTAACTCCGTGCCAGCAGCCGCGGTAATACGGAGGGTGCGAGCGTTAATCGGAATAACTGGGCGTAAAGGGCACGCAGGCGGTTGATTAAGTGAGATGTGAAAGCCCCGGGCTTAACCTGGGAATTGCATTTCATACTGGTCAACTAGAGTACTTTAGGGAGGGGTAGAATTCCACGTGTAGCGGTGAAATGCGTAGAGATGTGGAGGAATACCGAAGGCGAAGGCAGCCCCTTGGGAATGTACTGACGCTCATGTGCGAAAGCGTGGGGAGCAAACAGGATTAGATACCCTGGTAGTCCACGCTGTAAACGCTGTCGATTTGGGGATTGGACTTTAAGTCTGGTGCCCGAAGCTAACGTGATAAATCGACCGCCTGGGGAGTACGGCCGCAAGGTTAAAACTCAAATGAATTGACGGGGGCCCGCACAAGCGGTGGAGCATGTGGTTTAATTCGATGCAACGCGAAGAACCTTACCTACTCTTGACATCCATGGAATCTTGTAGAGATACGAGAGTGCCTTCGGGAACCATGAGACAGGTGCTGCATGGCTGTCGTCAGCTCGTGTTGTGAAATGTTGGGTTAAGTCCCGCAACGAGCGCAACCCTTATCCTTTGTTGCCAGCGGTTCGGCCGGGAACTCAAAGGAGACTGCCAGTGATAAACTGGAGGAAGGTGGGGATGACGTCAAGTCATCATGGCCCTTACGAGTAGGGCTACACACGTGCTACAATGGCGTATACAGAGGGAAGCAATATGGCGACATGGAGCAAATCTCACAAAGTACGTCTAAGTCCGGATTGGAGTCTGCAACTCGACTCCATGAAGTCGGAATCGCTAGTAATCGCAAATCAGAATGTTGCGGTGAATACGTTCCCGGGCCTTGTACACACCGCCCGTCACACCATGGGAGTGGGTTGTACCAGAAGTAGATAGCTTAACCGCAAGGGGGGCGTTTACCACGGTATGATTCATGACTGGGGTGAAGTCGTAACAAGGTAACCGTAGGGGAACCTGCGGTTGGATCACCTCCTTACCAAGATTAAGCGACTGCAAGTGTTCACACAGATTGTTTGATAGAAAGAAGACGAAAACGGATATAATCCGGCATCCTTTTGGGTCTGTAGCTCAGGTGGTTAGAGCGCACCCCTGATAAGGGTGAGGTCGGTGGTTCAAGTCCACTCAGACCCACCACTCTAAACGAGTGAAAACTGAAAGGTGAGATTATGTTCAGTCATGATGTATGGGGATATAGCTCAGCTGGGAGAGCGCCTGCCTTGCACGCAGGAGGTCAGCGGTTCGATCCCGCTTATCTCCACCAATCATCATGACTAAGTGAATAAATAGAATGTTTGTTTATTTAGTCATGATGATAAGTCAAATTATTGTCTTAAATTGTTCTTTAAAAAATTGGAAACAAGCTGAAAAACTGAGAGATTTTTCAAGTTCGTTAAAGCGGAAGTGATAACGAATACATTGAAAGTCTGAGTAGTTAAAAAATCTTAGCTGAACAAAAGCAGCTAAGTGTTTAGTTTAAAAACTAACGTCAAATGCGAAGTTTGAAAGAATAAGAACATTTGAGGTTGTATAGTTAAGTGACTAAGCGTACACGGTGGATGCCTTGGCAATCAGAGGCGAAGAAGGACGTGCTAATCTGCGAAAAGCTTGGATGAGTTGATAAGAAGCGTTTAATCCAAGATATCCGAATGGGGAAACCCACTAGATGAAGAATCTAGTATTTACTACTGAATACATAGGTAGTAAAGGCAAACCGGGAGAACTGAAACATCTAAGTACCCCGAGGAAAAGAAATCAACCGAGATTCTGTAAGTAGCGGCGAGCGAAAGCGGAAGAGCCTGTTAGTGATAGCAGTAGACACAGAAGAACGAGCTGGGAAGCTCGACTATAAAGGGTGATAGTCCCGTATTCGAAGTTTCAATTGTGGTACTAAGCTAACGATAAGTAGGGCGGGACACGAGAAATCCTGTTTGAAGATGGGGGGACCATCCTCCAAGGCTAAATACTCCTGATTGACCGATAGTGAACCAGTACTGTGAAGGAAAGGCGAAAAGAACCCCAGTGAGGGGAGTGAAATAGAACCTGAAACCGTGTACGTACAAGCAGTGGGAGCCTCTTAATGGGGTGACTGCGTACCTTTTGTATAATGGGTCAGCGACTTATATTTTGTAGCGAGGTTAACTGAATAAGGGAGCCGAAGGGAAACCGAGTCTTAACTGGGCGTTTGAGTTGCAAGGTATAGACCCGAAACCCGGTGATCTAGCCATGGGCAGGTTGAAGATTGGGTAACACTAATTGGAGGACCGAACCGACTAATGTTGAAAAATTAGCGGATGACTTGTGGCTGGGGGTGAAAGGCCAATCAAACCGGGAGATAGCTGGTTCTCCCCGAAATCTATTTAGGTAGAGCCTTGAGCGGACACCTTCGGGGGTAGAGCACTGTTTCGGCTAGGGGTCCATCCCGGATTACCAACCCGATGCAAACTGCGAATACCGAAGAGTGATACTCAGGAGACACACGGTGGGTGCTAACGTCCATCGTGGAGAGGGAAACAACCCAGACCGCCAGCTAAGGTCCCAAAGTACTAGTTAAGTGGGAAACGAAGTGGGAAGGCTTAGACAGCTAGGATGTTGGCTTAGAAGCAGCCACCATTTAAAGAAAGCGTAATAGCTCACTAGTCGAGTCGGCCTGCGCGGAAGATGTAACGGGGCTAAAACTAGTCACCGAAGCTGCGGCATCAGTAGAAATACTGTTGGGTAGGGGAGCGTTCTGTAAGCGGATGAAGCTGAATTGAGAAGTTTGGTGGACGTATCAGAAGTGCGAATGCTGACATAAGTAACGACAAAACGAGTGAAAAACTCGTTCGCCGGAAGACCAAGGGTTCCTGTCCAACGTTAATCGGGGCAGGGTGAGTCGGCCCCTAAGGCGAGGCTGAAAAGCGTAGTCGATGGGAAACGGGTTAATATTCCCGTACTTGGTATAACTGCGATGTGGGGACGGAGAAGGTTAGGTTATCAGACTGTTGGATGTCTGTTTAAGCCGGTAGGTGGGAATTTTAGGCAAATCCGGAATTCCGTTAACACCGAGAAGTGATGACGAGTCTCTACGGAGACGAAGTAACCGATACCACGCTTCCAGGAAAAGCCACTAAGCTTCAGGTTATACTAAACCGTACTATAAACCGACACAGGTGGTCAGGTAGAGAATACTCAGGCGCTTGAGAGAACTCGGGTGAAGGAACTAGGCAAAATAGCACCGTAACTTCGGGAGAAGGTGCGCCGGCGTAGATTGTAGAGATTTACTCTCGAAGGTTGAACCGGTCGAAGATACCAGCTGGCTGCAACTGTTTATTAAAAACACAGCACTCTGCAAACACGAAAGTGGACGTATAGGGTGTGATGCCTGCCCGGTGCTGGAAGGTTAATTGATGGTGTTATCGAAAGAGAAGCTCCTGATCGAAGCCCCAGTAAACGGCGGCCGTAACTATAACGGTCCTAAGGTAGCGAAATTCCTTGTCGGGTAAGTTCCGACCTGCACGAATGGCATAATGATGGCCAGGCTGTCTCCACCCGAGACTCAGTGAAATTGAAATCGCCGTGAAGATGCGGTGTACCCGCGGCTAGACGGAAAGACCCCGTGAACCTTTACTATAGCTTGACACTGAACATTGAATTTTGATGTGTAGGATAGGTGGGAGCCTTTGAAGCAGTCACGCCAGTGATTGTGGAGGCGTCCTTGAAATACCACCCTTTAACGTTTGATGTTCTAACGAAGATTGCGGAACGCGGTCTCGGACAGTGTCTGGTGGGTAGTTTGACTGGGGCGGTCTCCTCCCAAAGAGTAACGGAGGAGCACGAAGGTTTGCTAATCACGGTCGGACATCGTGAGGTTAGTGCAATGGTATAAGCAAGCTTAACTGCGAGACAGACAAGTCGAGCAGGTGCGAAAGCAGGTCATAGTGATCCGGTGGTTCTGAATGGAAGGGCCATCGCTCAACGGATAAAAGGTACTCCGGGGATAACAGGCTGATACCGCCCAAGAGTTCATATCGACGGCGGTGTTTGGCACCTCGATGTCGGCTCATCACATCCTGGGGCTGAAGTAGGTCCCAAGGGTATGGCTGTTCGCCATTTAAAGTGGTACGCGAGCTGGGTTTAGAACGTCGTGAGACAGTTCGGTCCCTATCTGCCGTGGGCGTTGGAGAATTGAGAGGGGCTGCTCCTAGTACGAGAGGACCGGAGTGGACGCATCACTGGTGTTCCAGTTGTCTCGCCAGAGGCATTGCTGGGTAGCTACATGCGGAAGAGATAAGTGCTGAAAGCATCTAAGCACGAAACTTGCCTCAAGATGAGTTCTCCCAGTCTATAAGACTGTAAGGGTTGTTGGAGACTACGACGTAGATAGGTCTGGTGTGTAAGTGGTGTGAGCCATTGAGCTAACGGATACTAATTACCCGAGAGGCTTAACTATACAACGCTCAAGTGTTTTTGGGCATGAAGCAAATAAATGCTAAAGAGAACTAAACTAAAAATCAGTAGCAGCTTGTTTCGAATTTAAAGTGCGAATAAAAAGCAGATAAAGAACAAAGAAAAAGATAGATAAAGACGAAGGCGATAGCCGAAGTCATCGACAGAATATTCTGGCGACCAGAGTGCTGTGGCTCTACCTGATTCCATTCCGAACTCAGAAGTAAAACGCAGTAACGCCGATGGTAGTGTGGGGTTTCCCCATGTGAGAGTAGGGCATCGCCAGATTGAATTTAGGGACCCTGTGGTTAGCGATAACCACGGGGTTTTTGCTTTTTTACAACGGACAACGCTGTTGTTTTATCTTCAGCCTCAATCTCAGTCTCAACCTCATTTTTATCTTTATTCAGCTTCTCCTTTCTCTCTTTTCCCTTCTTTCAACAGCCTCCATCACTGCAATTTGCAAAACAGAAGGGAAATTTGACCGCTTGTTTAGGATAAAAAAACGGCTAGAAATTAATTTCTAGCCGTTTCATTTTCTTACTTCATTATTTTGTTGGAGCTTGAGCAAGCAGTTTAGTCAATAATTTCCAATAAATCTCAACTGCAGGAATATGTACTTTCTCATCCGGTGAGTGAGCGTTACGGATGGTTGGTCCGATTGAGACTAAGTCCATATTTGGATAAACTTTTTTAATTAATCCGCATTCGAGACCTGCATGAATGACTTTAATTTTTGCTTCATAGCCTAAAACTTCATCATAAATTTTCTTCGTTAATGGTGTAATGATAGACGAAGTATCAGGTTCCCAACCCGGGTAATCTCCACTAAATTCAGCATGAGCACCAGTAAGCACAGCTAAAGAATTAATTTTTGCTCTAACTTCAGTTTTTCCACTTTCAATTAAAGAGCGAGCAAGGATCGTTGCTACTAATTCTTTATTTTCGATAGTCAATACACCGATGCTGAGAGATGTTTCAACAACATTTTTTACTACATCACTATTACGGATAATGCCGTTTGGCAAGAGATTAAGTAAATGAATAGCTTTTTGTGTTATTTCACTTGTTAAAATTTGTGTAGGAACGTTAGTTTCTTCTACAAGTAAAGTGAGATTTGGTTCAGCAAGTTTTAGTTCTGAGCTTAAAATTTCGGTTAATTGTGCTAAGCAAGCGGTAATTTTTGCTTGATTATTTGCATGGAATACAATCGTTGCCGAAGCCTCTCGAGGAATGGCATTTCGTACTGAGCCGCCTTTGATATCGGCTAATTGAAAATCTGACTGAGAGAGTGTCTCTGCTAGAATTCTTGATAACAATTTGATTGCATTCACTCGCGTTGTATGAATATCACATCCGGAATGTCCGCCTTGTAAACCTTTTAAGATAATATTTAGGGCTTTGTCAAATTGCGGATATTGATATTCAAGCGGGAGTGCTAAGTTGATGTTTTCTCCACCTGCGCAGCCGATATAAATTTCGCCATTATCTTCCGTATCGGTATTGATCATAATATTTGATGTTAACCAATTCGGACGTAAGCCTAATACGCCTTCCATGCCGACTTCTTCGCTCATCGTAAGTAATACTTCGATTTCCGGATGGGCAATGTCATTTGCTTCTAATACAGCCATACAAGATGCGAGGCCGATACCATTATCTGCGCCTAGTGTTGTACCTTTCGCTTTAACCCATTCTCCGTCAATATAAGGTTGGATAGGATCTTTTAGAAAGTCATGTTTTGTAGCGGCATTTGCTTGTGGAACCATATCTAAGTGAGCTTGTAAGGCGATAGCTTGGCGATTTTCCATGCCGGCTGTTGCAGGTTTACGAATTAATACATTGCCTGCTTCATCTCGCTCTGCAAATAGGTTTTTTGATTTTGCCCATTCTACGAGTGTATTCGCAAGTTGTTCTTCATGGTATGAGGGGTGTGGAATCGAGCACACTTTATCAAACCATTGCCATAGTAGAGTAGGAGAAAGATTTGAAATTTCAGACATAATAACCTCGTGAAAATAATATAGCGTTTAAGTTTTGGTAAAAAATTGCAAAAAATAGACCACTATTGATGAAGAATAACGGAAATGATAGCACGAAAGCGCTTTTTAGGTTAAAATAACGTAATTTTTTTATTCGGTGCCTTGTCACCGCTTTTTTTTATCTAGGATATTTTGTATGAGCGAAAAATACACAAACGAAAAATATGTTGTAACTTGGGATATGTTCCATATGCACGCGCGTAAACTGGCAGAGCGTCTTTTACCTGCATCGCAATGGAAAGGCATTATTGCGGTAAGTCGCGGTGGTTTATTCCCAGCTGCGGTACTTGCACGTGAATTAAGTATTCGCCATGTTGAAACCGTATGTATCTCTAGCTATGATCATGATGAACAAGGCGAATTAAAAGTATTACACGCTGCACAAACAGATGGCGAAGGTTTTATTGTTGTAGATGACTTAGTTGATACGGGTAATACCGCAAAAGAAATTCGTAAAATGTACCCGAAAGCAAAATTTGTAACCGTATTTGCTAAACCTGCCGGTGCGCCGTTAGTTGATGATT encodes the following:
- a CDS encoding aminoacyl-histidine dipeptidase; translated protein: MSEISNLSPTLLWQWFDKVCSIPHPSYHEEQLANTLVEWAKSKNLFAERDEAGNVLIRKPATAGMENRQAIALQAHLDMVPQANAATKHDFLKDPIQPYIDGEWVKAKGTTLGADNGIGLASCMAVLEANDIAHPEIEVLLTMSEEVGMEGVLGLRPNWLTSNIMINTDTEDNGEIYIGCAGGENINLALPLEYQYPQFDKALNIILKGLQGGHSGCDIHTTRVNAIKLLSRILAETLSQSDFQLADIKGGSVRNAIPREASATIVFHANNQAKITACLAQLTEILSSELKLAEPNLTLLVEETNVPTQILTSEITQKAIHLLNLLPNGIIRNSDVVKNVVETSLSIGVLTIENKELVATILARSLIESGKTEVRAKINSLAVLTGAHAEFSGDYPGWEPDTSSIITPLTKKIYDEVLGYEAKIKVIHAGLECGLIKKVYPNMDLVSIGPTIRNAHSPDEKVHIPAVEIYWKLLTKLLAQAPTK
- the recD gene encoding exodeoxyribonuclease V subunit alpha; the protein is MLTLLETLKAENHLSELNYQFAKMIAHKQQAYNYNEQQQNLAILLAALLSYHVMQGHTALRLDSNSAQSFFGLEHKKLGRDFQSEILQKIGGISPFEWQDILHEHIAFSHSPMQIAPMLFQHGLLYFYRYWQAEHNIARYLQQAVEFPEEFENTDLDKQILFELFPEKTTEIDWQKIAVATALRQRFCVISGGPGTGKTTTVAKLLVALQARQYRQQKSALNIALVAPTGKAAARLKESISNSFEKMQLTFEIPTYASTIHRLLGVRPNSDTPTYHVKNPLHLDLLVVDEASMIDLSLMEKLMNALKPSTRLIILGDKDQLASVEAGAIMGELGEFVQLGYSSVHCEYLYKVTGYSLSEQSNVLPICDTLCHLQKSHRFSEHSGIGQLAALVNQQKENESWRIFTKSQTDLVCIKYPSTTQFAEKRQWVQHCVNLVVEKAVEHYQVYLKLVQQRVSNPNKISANEIFEAFQKVRFLSALRVSELGSERLNQNIAEALKKARLLNFAFSRDSYAGKPILITQNSPQNNIYSGDIGIILPDEHNQLRVYFDTKVENTHLSLSLSRLPEHEVAYVMTVHKSQGSEFEHTFFIMPLNSAPVITKELIYTAVTRAKQTFTLFSEEKVWKIGVRANVQRQSGLQEQLKNMFS
- the gpt gene encoding xanthine phosphoribosyltransferase, which translates into the protein MSEKYTNEKYVVTWDMFHMHARKLAERLLPASQWKGIIAVSRGGLFPAAVLARELSIRHVETVCISSYDHDEQGELKVLHAAQTDGEGFIVVDDLVDTGNTAKEIRKMYPKAKFVTVFAKPAGAPLVDDYVIDIPQETWIEQPWDLGITFVPPLARQ